A single window of Cetobacterium sp. ZOR0034 DNA harbors:
- a CDS encoding metal-sensing transcriptional repressor, with translation MKTDKEKAVLMLKTCRGQIDATLKMIDDGRYCLDVVNQILAAEALLKKANKLILKQHMESCVKNAFSSTDVDEKIGEVVDVLNKIMK, from the coding sequence ATGAAAACAGATAAGGAAAAAGCAGTATTGATGTTAAAAACGTGTCGTGGACAGATTGATGCAACATTAAAGATGATAGATGATGGAAGATATTGTCTAGATGTAGTAAATCAAATTTTAGCGGCAGAAGCTTTATTGAAAAAAGCAAATAAATTAATTTTAAAACAACATATGGAAAGTTGTGTAAAAAATGCTTTTAGCAGTACAGATGTTGATGAAAAAATTGGTGAAGTTGTGGATGTCTTAAATAAAATTATGAAGTAA